Proteins encoded within one genomic window of Chloroflexota bacterium:
- a CDS encoding TlpA family protein disulfide reductase, with amino-acid sequence MLDVGERAPDFTLLDSKGESHRLADALADGPVVLAFMKADCATCTLAFPYLERLHQAYPTDRWHIWGISQNPARAADWFAGRTGVTFPMLIDGDDFPVSQAYDPLATPTIFFIDPNGIIQATQYGLSKPDLNALAEQVAGVLDEQPVVIAPPNDGTPDFKPG; translated from the coding sequence ATGCTCGACGTGGGTGAACGCGCCCCTGACTTCACGCTGCTCGACTCGAAGGGGGAGTCACACCGCCTGGCCGACGCGCTGGCCGATGGCCCGGTGGTGCTCGCCTTCATGAAGGCCGACTGCGCCACCTGTACGCTGGCGTTTCCCTACCTGGAGCGGCTGCACCAGGCCTACCCGACGGACCGCTGGCACATCTGGGGCATCTCCCAGAACCCGGCGCGGGCGGCCGACTGGTTCGCCGGGCGGACCGGCGTCACCTTCCCGATGCTGATCGACGGCGACGATTTTCCGGTCTCGCAGGCGTACGACCCGCTGGCAACCCCGACGATCTTCTTCATCGATCCCAACGGGATCATCCAGGCGACGCAGTACGGTCTCTCGAAACCAGACCTGAATGCCCTCGCGGAGCAGGTTGCGGGCGTGCTCGACGAGCAGCCGGTCGTCATCGCGCCCCCGAACGACGGGACGCCCGACTTCAAACCTGGTTGA
- a CDS encoding glycine/betaine/sarcosine/D-proline family reductase selenoprotein B translates to MAEPMRVVHYLNQFFAGIGGEEAANRPIEVRDGPVGTGRALQHALGADGTILATVVGGDNFVAEEAERAAEAIRAALTELRPDVVVAGPAFDSGRYGLACARACVEAQALGIKAVTAMYPDNPGFTTNRHDLLCLPTGTNVAEMGRAMSALARLALKLGSGREIGSADEEGYLWRGFRRPVLREKSGAARAVDMALARIGGRPFTTEIPVARYDAVAPTPPVADLARVKLGVVTSGGLVPKGNPDRLVSARAERFFRYPIADRSALAVGEWESVHGGYSTHAVNTRNPNYVVPLDVLRELEAGGRFDSLHPTYYATVGNQTAVAEAKRMGAEIAQELRQADVGAVLLVAT, encoded by the coding sequence ATGGCGGAGCCCATGAGAGTCGTCCACTATCTGAACCAGTTCTTCGCGGGAATCGGCGGTGAGGAGGCCGCCAACCGCCCCATCGAGGTGCGTGACGGCCCGGTCGGGACCGGCCGGGCGCTCCAGCACGCGTTGGGAGCGGACGGCACGATCCTCGCGACGGTCGTCGGCGGCGACAACTTCGTCGCCGAGGAGGCCGAGCGCGCGGCGGAGGCGATCCGCGCGGCGCTCACGGAACTCCGGCCGGACGTCGTCGTCGCCGGGCCGGCCTTCGACTCCGGACGGTATGGGCTGGCCTGCGCTCGCGCCTGTGTCGAGGCCCAGGCACTCGGAATCAAGGCCGTCACGGCCATGTACCCGGATAACCCCGGATTCACCACCAACCGGCATGATCTGCTCTGCCTGCCGACCGGCACGAACGTCGCCGAGATGGGCAGGGCGATGTCGGCGCTGGCCCGGCTGGCGCTCAAGCTCGGCTCGGGCCGGGAGATCGGCAGCGCCGACGAGGAAGGGTACCTCTGGCGCGGCTTCCGGCGGCCGGTGCTGCGCGAGAAGAGCGGCGCGGCCCGGGCCGTCGACATGGCGCTCGCCCGGATCGGCGGGCGTCCGTTCACGACCGAGATCCCCGTGGCGCGGTACGACGCAGTCGCGCCGACGCCGCCGGTCGCCGACCTGGCGCGGGTGAAGCTCGGGGTGGTCACGAGCGGCGGTCTGGTGCCGAAGGGGAACCCCGACCGGCTGGTGTCGGCGCGGGCCGAGCGGTTCTTCCGGTATCCGATTGCCGACCGGTCGGCGCTCGCCGTTGGCGAGTGGGAGTCTGTCCACGGCGGCTACAGCACCCATGCCGTCAACACGCGCAACCCGAACTACGTGGTCCCGCTGGACGTCCTGCGGGAGCTGGAGGCGGGCGGGCGGTTCGACTCGCTGCATCCGACGTACTACGCGACGGTCGGCAACCAGACGGCGGTCGCCGAGGCGAAGCGGATGGGCGCCGAGATCGCGCAGGAGCTGCGACAGGCCGATGTTGGGGCCGTGCTGCTGGTCGCCACTTGA